A window of Gossypium hirsutum isolate 1008001.06 chromosome D13, Gossypium_hirsutum_v2.1, whole genome shotgun sequence genomic DNA:
TGAGCTTCAAATTCGTACTATCTGTGGTAGTTCACCGCAACATGTCTTAAACAATACTTATGGTGTGTTCGGTCCCAAAGGCTTCTCTATCATTCAATTGTGGCCAGTATTCCAAGTCCCTTGTCAAAGATGACACATACATCGAGTTGGGGGCAAACATACCTCCTCAACCTAGACAAGAAGAAATCTCAATCATTTGCCTTCTTTGACGACATTATTGCAAAGAAAATTGgcaggatttttttattttcatcctgTGCCACAACCGAAAACAACAATCGATACGTATATCTCCCGTTAATAAAGGGACCGTCGATTTGTACTAGTGGCTTGCAGTATTGGAATGCTTTTCGACATTGCTTGAAAGCCCAGAAGAAATGATGGAACACTCAACATCTATGGACAAACCGATTATGATAATACACAGGCATTATTTGTAGATCGGTTAACTCATCCCACCCATTATGTATCTTCTCCAATGCCTTCTACTTTGCAATCTATGCCTTGTGGTATGATGGTGTGTAATCGTACTAGCTACAGATATTTACAATTAAAACCGACACAACAATCATTGGACTTGTTTTCACCatatttagtattattttcaGGATCATCTCCGAACCCAATTTCagatgatcttgtgaaatacTTGCAACAACACGAGTATGTTAAAATTAGGAATTCTATACCCCAAATATAAGAAAATCTTAACGCAGTACCTATGATAACACACGTATGCGGAACAATATATTTTTTATGGCCTATAACCCCTTCCTCTTATTAACAGAAACCATGATTTCCATGCACATTTCGTTTTGAATTTGTCAGATCGGGATTTAACAACATGGAAGTTTATCCCATTTTTTAAGTTGTATCACTTCATTGCAGTGAAAAAACCATCTTTAGAGGAAAACTCCTTCCCCACTTCTAAATCACCCGAATTCAACAACGAACTCCCATAGCTCGATCTTTTGTGTGGGAATTTTACAAACTCCAACCCATCTTCTACTAAAAGGTCCACATTATGCATGTAGGTCGGTGGTGAGTACGTCATGAACTGTGAATCTTCTTCGACATATCCGTCCGGACCTTCACCATCTGAACCTCCATCTTTTAGTTTAGTTGGAACCAGCTTTGGGTCAGAAAATAATGCAATTTCTAAACCATCAGCCCCAGGCTTCCAGATTGGATTGGCATCAGATTCAGTGCCCTCTTCATTCTCAGCCCCACCAGCATCTCCGGGGTTGGAAATCCCCTCGTCGGTGGATGTCATAGGGAGCACATCATCCCTTATTGTATAGTTCTCGAAACAACCAAACCACCTATTGATTGCCAACCGTTGGAACTTGATGTCATTCTCCTATAGGTGTTCCCAGTATTGAACATCGGCTGATCGAAGCTGAAATAAAAACCACTAACTGAGTGTCGCGTGGGGGTCCAGTATTATTGGTTACTGCCAAACCCTGTAAGATTTCCCACTTTCAACTCTTACAATTTCCCACTCACCCATCATATATCTCGGGATTCTTGAgataatattttctaaaaaattctgaTCGACCTCAACCTCCCCTAAGCTATAGGTGATCAAAACTCAGTTGcattcgaaaaaattgaaaaattttacaaactaaaagttaatcgaattgagtagttcaagctttgattttgaatcgaattaaattttacaatttgaataattcaaatatacgatttttgtaaatatcaaattaaataatgtTAACTTTACaagtcaaaaaatataaaaaagtctaaagaatatataaaaaaatttaaaaatataaaaaccccTAAATCCTAAAACATTAAAACCTACAAAATCTTAACCCTAAATTActttaacaaaaatcaaaatcctAACCCTCAAAAAAGAACCTTACCAAAAGAAAAATGCATCCAGCTGAAAGGTTTTCCTACAAATCCATTGAAAACGCTTTCAGTTGGAAGAGTTTTCGTATTTTTGGCCTAATCCCgtaatttttcaaaaaccagcctaattcgataatttttttttaaaaaaatcgacaTTTTTTAGAACTTCATTCTCtgtttgttgaatattggcaatatcccacattaggaaaagatagaaatggagggggtttggtttgttatatatagaacccctccccctttggttgtatcatcccaaaatcttctcctttgtaatatttctagaagaaatattgatttggtagtgtccgaggacgtaagctaaattggccgaacctcgttaaatctctggtattttatttcttatttgtttgcttatatttaatagctttatgttggttatatttatttagttattattgctataaatatctaagtgagttctgtctagttgttgggttttaagcgggaccatttgtgacccctccaatttaactgggaattttcttagtataattgttggcataataattatctaaatatttctgataatattgttattaatattatcgtcgcttccgcaacactATTGACATCATTACttttacaataattaaaaaatataagttgGAGTGAGTTTAAAAgaatattatcttttaatttaaagattaataaaattataggtAGGTTACCACAAAGATCCTTTtacttctttttgttttcttttcttgtcatttttatgtgtttttttatGGCTATTGGTATCAAGGATGCTTTCAACATGGAAGTACTATCAATGAAACAGTAGAACTTGAGTTTGAGATGTTGGACTTAATTAGCAATTGAAGTTAAAGTGAATGAAGGGATTTGAGAACTTTCTTAGTTGGTTATTATTGATTGTGTGACATCTAGAGCCCGctttttactattattagtatgGTTCCCTACCAAGTTTCTTGTTggattaattgttcttttatGAGTAAATTTTGAAGgttcaaatatattttaagtcTTCATACTTTTCATGTGTTTAGAAGTTAgtcttcatatttttaattttaataatttagttcctttattttttaaatttaaaaattaagatttaattgtTAATACTATCAAATTCGATGGATTGccgttttgaaatttaaaaaaaaatactcacagGGTAactatgtaaaaaaaaaacattgcaaTGAATGTGAATTTAACAGATAATTTTAATGGTATTAATAACTCTTAAAAATTACATCATCATTTTAATCGAAATTAAGGTTTTGGgctaactaataacattaaaaaagtCAAGGTACCAAATCATatcaaaaagttaaaatataaaaattaaatcttaaatttaagcaagaccaaaatagaaatttaattattatataatttataaaaaaataaatttattccaACTCATCATACTAAAAGAAGTTTTTTGTTAGTATTGTTTAAGAAATCTAGGTCAAAAAACTAATTAGAGTAgtcaacaaaattaacaatttggactaaatattataaaattaagacCAAATTATTGTAGAATTTATGAATaagaattaaatcttaattttaggTATAATAGAGGGATCAAAAGTGATATTTGGCCATTATCCTATGaaagacaaaaaaaatgaaagtggGAAGCAGGGCaaagccaaaattttttttaaagggggccgaatgaaattttaatttttaatagtctatatttttataatttttaaagaattaaatcaaatttttataattttaggggggccaaagtacaatATTACTTTtactaagttaaaattttaaaaaattttaaagagccTAAATAAcaaatttccattttagggggggtcggggcccctgccagccccccTAGATTCGCCTCTAGTGGGAAGGTTCAAAACGACCTTTGAGTTATTGATAAAGAGACTTTAGCTGATTGAGAAGGAATTAGAAGATTATGAAGTaggagaaaatttatttttgtttgtgtttgaagGGTGAAAAAGAAAAGTCCCCATCAACAATCTTTAAATAATGGTTGCCACATAGGGATTATAGGTGTTTATGATCGTGAAACTGGctttaagtatgatattaatatattttatgtttgccAAAGTTTGGTTTAGTCTAGAatatgaacttaaaatttttgtCTAAATCCGACTATATTTGTAAATGGTTGACCCAAATTCATTTTAGTACACACtcatattgtttttaaaattttttttaaaaatttatttataatattttaatttaatatttaattatcttaacattttttatgtttacattatagtagtattatatattactacaaatttaatttttatgtgttataaattacaaaaaaaatataaaaataacataataatgaGGCCGGTCAAGCCGAGCTTAGGCCTTGAATATTCAAGTGCAAGCCCAAGgacaactcatattttaaatgagattattattttttgttcaagCCTATTTTTTGAACTTAATTTTTTACCTAAATGCTATCAAATTTTGAATGGACCTTCAAGCGTTATTCCAATTTGACCCTATTTTTTTTAATCCACAATATTACATTTTGAGtcagattatttttttaattaaaaaaataccgATTGAACCATTAaaatttaacagtgttaacaTGACAATTTGACGTAGATAATGATTAAATGATGTGGCAAAAACAAAATGAAGAGTTGGCATTGTAGTCGAGGAAGTGGAAATCTAGAGTAaaggaatgaaaagaaaatatagaagCTTCATGCAAATAAAAAGAATAACCACATTCAAAGTCTATTGTGAGAAGGACGTACCAATTTATTAAAATACATTGTTATGTATAGGAAAATAGAGAATGGTCTCTGTTAGGGATCggcccgattaagcaacaagtaacaaaaatagcggaataaattgagaaattgaacacacaaatttaacgtggaaaaacccctccaaagaagataaaaaaccacgggcaaagataattttactataataacaaaagaacgaagagtacaaaagatggagataaaactaaaccccaaaaataaagaaccctcaaaacgtaaatgtAAGAACCCATtcttgcccgggcccataccagtaAAATAAGCCccaataataaaaacaaaaacagtcCATTTTCAGCAAATTTAAGCACAAAACCCAATTATGCCAGCCCAATACAACCTTAGCCCACAACAAAAACTTTCAGCAGCAAAGGGAGCAAACCCTAACCCTCTCTAGCGCCGCATGCACGCCCCTGCCCTTGGGCGCCGCTCCAACTCCCCGCACGCCGCCGCCGCACTTTACCACGCTCGTCTGGCACCTGCAAAGAATTGAATGCAATAACAAATGAAGAAGCACGCGGGCAATAATAGTAGTTAATAGATAATAAGGAAGAGAAAAACATTttcattcggctataaaagcccaaATCTCACCATTGTACTTTTTTTACTAACGCACATCAATTAATCAAAAATCAGAACAcagattttaaaggttaaaaatctgatcgttttctttttttctttttgtttttctgtttgttgttttctttttattcttatttttttttgttcatctcTTTTACAAATAGTTTTAACAATAAATATAGAATAGAAAGAAGGGGAAAGAAACGCACCTAGATCACGGTGGCTCCATCGACGGATGTCTTCTCGCCGTCGTCGGAATCGGGTCTTGAAGTGGGTTTAATGCTCCTTCGGTCCCTCGGATTGGAAGCCTGACTCTCTAATACGCCCCCATTTTCTTCGCCGTTGGCCTTTGGTCACGGTGGCACGAACGGCGGCTCTAAGGCCGAATTTTTGGGGAGAGTTGAGAGAATGAGGGTttagttttttagaaaaaaatggcTGCAGGGTGACAGATTTTTGGGGTTTAAATGACAGGACAAAACTGCGCCGTTTAAGGGAAGAAGATCTGCGCATTattgccctaatgggtaatttgcgcCTTTGGTCCCTCCAATCCTGCGGCGCATTCAAGGcagccttttatttcatttaattttggcCGTATAATTTGACGCCCGTTCCAACCTAGTCCTGCGCCAGGCGACGCGCTTAAGGGACGGGGAATTCTCACAGTCAGTCCTTCGTGTCCTCAGCGCATTTCATTTCGGTCCCTCgctccatttttttaattttttttattatgtccCTCAATTTTATTCTGATTCCGGTCATGCCCTTGACCTTTTagccttttatatatatattctttaaaactgtttcttttattatttagatttttttatatacattattttatttcaaactgTTTTAAATCAATTAGTATTTATCtcaagttttatattttattcatttcaaatatatatatatatatatatgcacagtATCTACTTTAGTTCactgttttgttttaaaaaatttctcttcccttttttatgtacttattttaagcttttatatgatataaaatttttttagttatttatctCAAGTACATAATATATTACTTTATCTTATATATATTAGAATGTATTATATACACTAattattctaaaattattttgtacCTTTTCTACTATgctatttgtttttatgttttgttataatccatttccaaatttttcttattttacgcGTCTACAAGTACATacatattacttatttttaaatttttttcatacatagtattttaaaattgttttgtatatatatatttttaaatatttcttttttcacATTATTggttcaaaattaatttattatcctCTAAAAACTATCCTGCACTTTATTTGTTCTCATTTGTCTTATGCTACTCATGTTGAAATTATTATATATGCTACTTAATTTTTTCGTCTTTAATTATTAATACTAGTATTCAAATAATGCGTGTTGAGTGTGTATTAACATTGTGTGTACCATAGTTAGTTTACTTGTATTTTCATACATTAGTGTAATTATCCATATATCATTATttcatgtttattattatattgttatttcaCGTCATCATTTTGTAAATTAAACCCCAACATAGTTGTCCAATGtggattgttttattttattctaagtaAGATAAATGCTATCCTTCAAATAGATTACCCGCTATTATTCGAAATGGAATTTtgctaaataaggcaatattttgcattttggaaattcgagaaattgtaccctaacttactgggtctcgattttctcgttaaacctaaatagcaaattatccttttaaatttctaaaagcataaaatttcaaaaataaaggtaacattctatatttaaaaaattcgagaaatcgtgccctaacttactgggcttcgatttttctcgttgattctaagtaaccgaatatccttttaaaattaaaataaatgaggtttaaataaaaagtgAAATGCAAACTCACTCTCAAAATATGAGatgtcgggtcctaacttactggatgtgacatcttgttaattcgagataagaaggcatttttcattttgatttattcgagtaatttttaaaataacacaatataaagagggatcgtatttttaaattctttttgagtttttagttttcgacaccaagatattaagtaatcaactaggtaccaattttgggcgtatcgagggtgctaacccttcctcgtgcgtaatcgattctcgaacctgtttttctgaatttcgtggaccaaaatcgttgttttaataaaatctaaatcgtttattaaaaacaactgttttacgaggtgacccgatcacacctcatcaaaaaagattggtggtgactcccgttttcgtttttattttcaaaatccaagtcgaccccgttttagcaaaaaaaatggtgtcaacagtaaacacaaaattctctaaatgtgttatgagttctaatatctaatgggtgtctttactaaggttgtaaaagagcccatttataggctaaattcatatgtcaaataataataaaataatctaaactaatcagtgtttgactgaaacaaataaacagagtttaactaaaagattatttctcaaatttgactgaaaataggagtcatacttaacaaatctccaccttgactcatatttctacaACACCATATTTGCCAAAGCcagccacgagcctatcttgaactatgcagggaattaactgaatcgaatctgtgcttagaaactggaagacttctagccttcgacttgtacactgccaaatcaaaactaactcgggtctgattttcacgaacatagtgccctaacttttcaaaacctgcatccaaaagagaacctctcttcaacgaaatggtcatacatttttccctcctatgaccaagttgcctccgctccaaacgagttgacttcgactctatAACGGATGAGGGacatccgatttcaccggtcactgtagaaccttccagaatataaagactgctaGTTCTTttacagcatgtttggttgggtgtattggattagccaatacacccctaatccgtgGGCCCCACTAATCCCCACTTAATCTCGtgtttggtttgatgtattgcCTATTACAGGCCTATTACAACACGGATGTATTCCTCATTTTCTCTGCTTCAACAACGATTAGCCAATCCGTTTCAAAAGTAAGGATTAGCTAATCgtttctgttttaccctccccagCCAAAATCTGCTGCTCCACcccaccctctccctcccaacatcaacagCAGTTTTCTTCGAACCAAATCTCCACCGTCTCGCGTTTGGGAAGCGAGAAAGTGCGAGAAAAATGAGCAGACCGGGGAAGAAAGTCGTCGATGTCGCGTTCAAAGCATCAAAGAACATTGATTGGGAAGGGATGGCTAAGCTTTTGGTCTCCGATGAGGCTCGCAAAGAGTTCGCTACTCTTCGTCGCACTTTTGATGAAGTTAACTCTACTTTACAAACCAAATTCAGCCAggtctttttcttctctctaatcCCTAGCTCCTTTTTTATTCTCTCTATAAATCAATTGGGATGTTTTGGGTTGTCTCCTACACGATGGCGCAGCCAGCTTGTGAAACGGTCATGAATTGGTTATCTTCTGGTGGAGTTACAGAGTTGTTACCTGAAGCAAATGTACAGCCCAATGAGAGATTCATGGTGATGCGGGAAGTTAGTCCATTGCCTATTTCACTGTTATCTGGCTTTTCAATGAATCTTTATTTGAAGTTGGTCTTTCAAATGGAAGAATCTTTATTTGCTGGGCAGGTATTATCCTGAATAGAGTAATGTAATCTAATTTATAAATTGATCACTATTTTCTTGtaggcttaattaatttttatttggtcTTTGACAATTGGATCACTACTGATTTTCAAACTATTTCTAATGCTTGGTATTGATTCGTTTGACGCAGGTTGTTCCTAGTATTGCTATGGTTGAAACATACACCAGATTGTTGCTCATTGCACCTCATTCGTTATTTTGTTCGCACTTCAGTGTAACTTGCTTCCCTTCTAATGTTATTATTTCTTATCTTTTAGAAGATTTCTTAGTAAAGGATTAGTGTCATGCAGTTTTCGAGATTTGTGGTATAAATTTTGTCCATTGGAAAAGTTATTCCATCTCATTTTTAATGGAAGTCTTAAGAAGTAATTGCCACTTTCAATATACTTGTAACCTCATTCTTGCTACTGGCTGAAAGTAAGTCAATCATCCTACTAATTTGGAAAAACAAATTTTGACTTATAATGACTTTATCTGTCaatataatatttgttttttagATTTCCTGACATCTGTTCAAAATTATGCTACTTTTCATCCAAACCAACTAACTGACTAAATGTAACAATTCACCctttattaaatcatttaatttagaaaattgcACTTTGGAAATTTCTTTCCAAACCCATTGTAACCATCCATTGGCAACTTATATAAGAGCCAATGATGATTTATGATCAATAGATGACTCCATGTAGTGGGAGAAGGCTTAGTTGTTGTCTGACTGCTGATTTTTTCAATTTAGACCAAAGCTAAAGTCTGATTTCCTTATTCTCTCTTTATGGatttacaaaaatatattgtCACTTGCTAATAGAATAATAGGATTTCTTTAAAATGCCTTCTTTGCAGCATTTGGCACAGAGGAATGCTTCTTTATTGAGCAAGCCTGCGGTGACACTTCTGGTGCTTGAAATTGTCAACTATCGTCTGCTTCCACCGTACAGGTGATCTTCTGCATGGTTCATTCAGCCAAGATACTCCTCTCCCTTCTGCTGGTCATAGCATGTGATAGTATTTAGAATGGAATTTGCAGTTTCAAATTGAGCTTTCTGATTCCTGAGGATTTCTGTGCCATTTGCTTTATATTGCTATTGCTTTATATTTCTCTGACTGTTTTTTACGGAAATATCAATGCTTGACCTATATCTGGACCATAGATATGGGGATATGACCCTTCAAGGACCCTACAAATTCTTGGAAAAAAGTTGAACATACCCATTTTGGACATTTAGCCTGATCTGACACTTGCACTCGAGTTTGCGTAACACAGTTATCAATCATTTTCCAGCTCCAGATCTCCTTGATCTTTCCTAGATCAGTTCCATGCCCCATACTTCACTGAAAGTTCAATGGAAATCAATTgccaatgaggacattgtttaaATTGGCTGCTATTTTGTTTGCAAATACAATTCTTATTTATGTGCAATTCACTTGTTGAATGTTATTAGCATTTAACAATTTCAGATTAATGCCGTAGatgtttcatttcaataatgCTATTATGTGATCAGATTCTTCTGGACACCAAAACTTGAGATACTCCTATACTTATGTTCAAAGTAGAATGAAGAAAATATAGACATCTAGCTACTCAATTCTCACTTGTCTGCAATTTCTAGCAGTCGAAGTAATCATATTTATCATGCTTGTTATAAGGTTTGGATGGAGTTTTGAGGGATTCACAGTTACAAATGTTATATACCCTTCCATTGCAGGTGTAGAGATCCCCAAGTTTGTTGACACCGTCACTCCTCAATACAAACCAAAATTTGATGAATTGGTGAGAATCAACAGGATAATTGACTCTCTTTTACCCTGTCTCCAAGTTTTTTCCTCGAATGATGTGTTATTTATTTGTGGTTATAGCTTGTAGAATTGAAAGAGGCAGAGGAGAAATCCTTGAAAGAGTCTGAGCGATTGGAGAAAGAAATTACCGAGGTTCAAGAACTTAaggtaataaataaaacaatgccGGAATGTGTGTTGTTGTGTTCCAAATCACAATTGctgaattttttatctttttttatgaaCAGCAAAAGATCAGCACCATGACCGCAGACGAGTACTTTGAGAAACATCCAGAGCTTAAAAAGAAATTCGATGATGAGATCCGGAATGACTACTGGGGCTATTGACATCTTTGTGAATTTAATGGCCAAGCTTTTGGTCTCGACTAGAATTTCTGAACCGTTTCTGTTGTTTTAACCCATTTTTCTCTTGTGCGGTGATCTGGGTTGGAAAGATTAGGCTGTAATGATAAGAAAATAATTGTGTGAGAAAAATTTATCCAATCATTTGAGAAACAAGGTGGATCTTGTAAGACATGCATTCTATTTAGCAGGCATCCGCAGTCATACTTTTATGGCAAAATTTTTACTGTCTGCCCTCTTCATTCCATTctgttttatgtttattatttgaatattatctAGATACAATTGAATTTGGACACCTATTTATCTTGATCCAttctatatgtattttttaataagtggttatttatattattagtattttgaaattttaaattttataaattaatataaaaaaggtTTTTACATCAAGAATGAATTTATTGATTCAAGTGCATCTAGACAATCATTTATCCAAATTCATCGGGACGTgctttttagttctttttaatattaattattttaaattgtataaattcatataagaaaatttattatcaagaattttatgaaattatatattattaaattatatgtaataataattattttaaattatacaaattcatgtaagataatttattagttataattattttaaattttattaaatcatatattttaattaaaatatatttaatattaattatttcaaattatcttttatggtatcatatattatgatttgagtaaattcatataagaatattaattattaagaattttattaaattatatattttaattataatatatttaataataattatgtttaaatatgattaaaatgtttattattgataataataatcttattaaaatttaaataacaataacaataatcatttaccaaaacaaatttatgctaagggtattctagtcattttagttttttccactatgctattacacctctattccattcaaccaaacacaagattactattacgcctctattccattacattcaaccaaacagttgatttgctattacacctctaatccaatacacctctaatccaatacacttctaatccaatacacctctaatccaatacagcgaaccaaacgcacccttactttttaacaaaacgagagctccacgagatactttaataccactcgactcgatgttgattttgcatcctttcaagtctaaaatactcaaggagatgagattctttcgtaaatcaggtacatatctGGCATCTGAAAGTGTCCTAATTGTCCCATCGTGTGTCCTGATTTTAACAGTTCCAATACCAAcaaccttactagatgaatcgtttctcatgcgcacaactccaccttcaaccgaaatgtatgtagagaaccattttctattgggacacatgtggaaagaacatcccgaatctaggatccacttggacgtgagcttggagttatcgctcgttgacactaacaagaaatcatcaccgctttcatcggccaaattagcaccagctacatcttcctcgttactctcagtagctcttttatttcgcagtttataacaatctgctttgacgtgacctaactttttacaatagcgacacattttgtctcgtttctttgatgctactaaaacggaagcttgcctatctgccttgctatccaaatgaatctcattgttgagtttgtatctactcaacaaatgacccttcacatcttcaaacgagattttgtctctgccataaatcagggtctctcagaaagacttgtatgaagggggtaaagagcacaataatagcatagcttgatcttcatcatcaatatgaacctcaacgttctttaaatcatttaaaaaattaatgaattgactgatgtgatctctaagaagctcaccttcgttcatacgaaacgtaaatagacattgtttcaacactaaacagttagccaaagacttagccgcataaagagtttctaaccttttccacaaggcggatggggtcttctccatcaatacctcctgtaaTACCGTATTCACGaagcacaactggattgcagacaaggccttttcatcaagctcttcccattctattttatttagattctcaggctttttcccggtaacaaccttttttcaaactggattgaactagaattgctaTCATCCGAACTtaccacagattgaaatttgccTCACCATCGAACTCcttaatttcaaaccttgttgttgccatatctgaataggctgatctatgaaaattgaactagctctgataccacttgttagggatcgacccgattaagcaacaagtaacaaaaatagcggaataaattgaaaaattgaacacacaaattaaCGTGAAaaaaatccctccaaagaggataaaaaaccacgtggaaagataattttactataatggcaaaagaacgaagagtacaaaagatggagataaaa
This region includes:
- the LOC107919730 gene encoding mediator of RNA polymerase II transcription subunit 23-like, giving the protein MFWVVSYTMAQPACETVMNWLSSGGVTELLPEANVQPNERFMVMREVSPLPISLLSGFSMNLYLKLVFQMEESLFAGQVVPSIAMVETYTRLLLIAPHSLFCSHFSHLAQRNASLLSKPAVTLLVLEIVNYRLLPPYR
- the LOC107919192 gene encoding ATP synthase subunit d, mitochondrial-like; the encoded protein is MLVIRFGWSFEGFTVTNVIYPSIAGVEIPKFVDTVTPQYKPKFDELLVELKEAEEKSLKESERLEKEITEVQELKQKISTMTADEYFEKHPELKKKFDDEIRNDYWGY